The following is a genomic window from Salvelinus namaycush isolate Seneca unplaced genomic scaffold, SaNama_1.0 Scaffold223, whole genome shotgun sequence.
acagggcagagtgttgtcccccctgacagggcagagtgttgtcccccctgacagggcagagtgttgtcccccctgacagggcagagtgttgtcccccctgacagggcagagtgttgtccccctgacagggcagagtgttgtcccccctgacagggcagagtgttgtcccccctgacagggcagagtgttgtccccccagacagggcagagtgttgtccccccagacagggcagagtgttgtccccccagacagggcagagtgttgtccccccagacagggcagagtgttgtcccccctgacagggcagaatgttgtcccccctgacagggcagagtgttgtccccctgacagggcagagtgttgtccccctgacagggcagagtgttgtcccccctgacagggcagagtgttgtcccccctgacagggcagagtgttgtcccccctgacagggcagagtgttgtccccctgacagggcagagtgttgtcccccctgacagggcagagtgttgtcccccctgacagggcagagtgttgtccccctgacagggcagagtgttgtcccccctgacagggcagagtgttgtcccccctgacagggcagagtgttgtcccccctgacagggcagagtgttgtccccccctgacagggcagaatgttgtcccccctgacagggcagagtgttgtcccccctgacagggcagagtgttgtcccccctgacagggcagagtgttgtcccccctgacagggcagagtgttgtcccccctgacagggcagagtgttgtcccccctgacagggcagagtgttgtcccccctgacagggcagagtgttgtcccccctgacagggcagagtgttgtcccccctgacagggcagagtgttgtcccccctgacagggcagagtgttgtcccccctgacagggcagagtgttgtcccccctgacagggcagagtgttgtcccccctgacagggcagagtgttgtcccccctgacagggcagagtgttgtcccccctgacagggcagagtgttgtcccccctgacagggcagagtgttgtcccccctgacagggcagagtgttgtccccccagacagggcagagtgttgtccccccagacagggcagagtgttggtcccccctgacagggcagagtgttgtcccccctgacagggcagagtgttggtcccccctgacagggcagagtgttgtcccccctgacagggcagagtgttgtcccccctgacagggcagagtgttgtcccccctgacagggcagaatGTTGtccccccctgacagggcagagtgttgtcccccctgacagggcagagtgttgtcccccctgacagggcagagtgttgtcccccctgacagggcagagtgttgtcccccctgacagggcagagtgttgtcccccctgacagggcagagtgttgtcccccctgacagggcagagtgttgtcccccctgacagggcagagtgttgtcccccctgacacaTGGTTCATatggcagagtgttgtcccccctgacacaTGGTTCATatggcagagtgttgtcccccctgacacaTGGTTCATatggcagagtgttgtcccccctgacagggcagagtgttgtcccccctgacagggcagagtgttgtcccccctgacagggcagagtgttgtcccccctgacagggcagagtgttgtcccccctgacagggcagagtgttgtccccccagacagggcagagtgttgtcccccccagacagggcagagtgttgtccccccagacagggcagagtgttgtcccccctgacagggcagagtgttgtcccccctgacagggcagagtgttgtccccccagacagggcagagtgttgtcccccctgacagggcagagtgttgtccccctgacACATGGTTAGAATAAGGTTGATTTGGGCTAATGATTGCCTACAGGACTTCCTCTCTGCAACTCAGATTATAGTCTGAGTGAAACTTCTGTTGTTGCATGACATAGTATACACAAGTATTTTAGTTTGTTTGTTCATACCAGAAGTTTGGCTTCATTAAACGGGGATAAAACTCACTAAACAAATCACTGGTTAATACGTGTATATACATCTCTGATATAAATCATTTATATTAGACTTGAAAGATAAATAAAAACGTTAAAATGTGCACCTCAATGTCATCGTTCAGACAGCATGTGGCACCAAAAGGTGATAATGCAGGTAAAATCAGCCCATTTAGTGTTTAATTAACTGTCAGCATCTATTAAAAAGGCCCCTATTCACACATCAGTAATGACTTACAGTTTCACCCTATTGATGTTGTACATGCACTGCAGATGAGTAGACCTGTCATTACAACCCATTTGGAAATGTGTTTACTTATTAAATGCCTGTTTGACAGTAAGTAATTGTTAGTAACGGTTTgagtacataacccatctacttCCATGTTGCTTTCTAATTGGACTACATGGCCAAAAACACGCACATTCCATTCAGGAGGGGAGGGCACACAGTCTGGGTGGACTTGTCGGTCAGTGCAAAAATAGATCCTTGGGACgttcctaccctaaaccctataCTTAagccctaccctaaaccctataCTTAAGCCCTACactaaccattttaaatgtcaatggtggacgtcccaaggatcccgcaTAGCAGGCCTACCCTACCTATTATCCTGCTCCagccccctcccttcctctggaCTTCTCTTCTTCCCCGTAGGCCTACTCCACCTATTATTGTCCTCCTGTCCCCTCCCTTCCACTGCTCCCAGTTTCATCTCAAATCCCATTTGCCATTGTAGCCTACGTGCCCAATCGTCCAGGACTGCGCGCATTTAACATTTGTATGTAATCGTTAGTAGAATGCGTTGCAAGTCTGACGCAGTGATCATTGTGCCATGTATCATTGCTGCGATCATTCCAGGACAGACCTGCATGAAGATTTATGCTACATTTTACTTTTACATtcgagtcatttagcagacgctcttatccagagtgatttacagtagtgagtgcatacattttcgcacttacatttttatttaattttatttattcTCAAAGCATTCTAAGTCAAAAAAATAGGCCTATATTTGACTGAAACGCCACGCTTGGGTAACCGGAATAAACCGACAATATCTTTAACTGTTTATCTTGACGTGTGTTTGCTGTGAGTCATTCAAATGGACAATAAACATTCACAAGCGATGGCAGAGACGGCACAGGAGACCCGTCCGCCCGCTAAAGACTCACCTTTCTCTATCAAGAACCTGCTCAACTTCGACAGTAAACCTTCCAACCCGAAGACGCTGCTTGCCACCACCAAAGGACTATTTGAAGGAGGCTTCTCTCTCTCCCGGATCGGTGATTTAACTTTTCCTAGTTTTGACATCCCAGCCCAGAGATTTGGATTATCGGCGCACTATTTGGAACGAACGTCGGCGTGGTGGTATCCCTACGCGCTCGGCACGTCCGGACATCATCTCTACAGGACTGGAGGTAGATTCATAGTAGACATTCAATCGCTTCTGTTTTCATACATGTTGCACATTAGAATACCTCAAGTAATGTTTTGGTTATAACGGATTAAATAAGGCTACAACATATTTTCAAATAAATGATGTTGCTATAATACTGGCTATTCGCAATACTCCTCAGTTGGAATGATATTCAGACTAATGATGAGTAAATGTACAGGTGAACTGTGTCTAAAATAACCTTCATATTGTCATGAATCTTCAATCGAATATTGCAACATTTGCCCCAACAATTAGGCCTACTGCCTCAATTTGACTCACCAGGCGATTCGGGTCATTATGGAACATTTACTTGGATGAGTTTAATCGAAATAATAAATATAGtggttaaaaaaaagtaattTATGTTTATTTTATGGTTGCATTAATGTTTTCAATGAATGATAAACATTGTCGTTTATTTCGTGTAGGGTTTGAGAAGGCCATCGCGAGAGACACACCATCAACAGGCGAGGACCGAGAGACACCGGAGCTGCTGCGAAAATCACCCGACCCAGACGACAAAGAGGACGACAAAAACACAAGTACTGATGATCTCGTTctggaggagagtgatggggaCGAACCAAAGAAGGAAAGAGAGTTGGTGGATGACTGGAGGAAAATTAAAGACGAGAACTCGGATAAAAAAACGTGTCGGAAAAAGAAAACGCGCACAGTCTTTTCAAGGAGTCAGGTATTTCGGTTGGAATCAACGTTCGATATGAAACGGTACCTCAGTAGCTCGGAACGGGCAGGCCTGGCGGCATCCCTACACCTCACGGAGACCCAGGTGAAAATCTGGTTCCAGAACAGGAGGAATAAGTGGAAACGACAGTTGGCCGCGGAACTCGAAGCGGTCAATCTGAGCCACGCCGCGGCCCAGAGGATAGTCCGCGTACCCATATTGTACCATGAGAACACCGGCTCAGAAACTGGGAGCGCTGGGGAcgcgtcagtcagtcagtctctactAACGTTCCCTCATCAAATGTACTATTCACATCCCCTAGTCACATCCGTGCCGCTGCTGAGACCAATTTGAAAGACTCATATATTGTGTTGATATTACTGTATTGTAACTTATGTATAAGAAACATATTAGACCTATTTTTTAAAAATCTATGAAAATAGTTGGTGTTGGAAAGGTAAAAAGGCTTTGTATGTTGTACAGGTCTATTATGACATgttgtatttattatttatttgtattcCCATGTCCAAAACTGAAAAATGTCCTCCTATTCAAATGATTTCATATTAAATTGTTGTGCGTCCAATGTAAAACTGAAAAATTTCCTCCTATTCAAATGATTTCATATTAAATTGTTGTGCGTCctgaacatttgaacatttggttttgatttaaCTGATGGGTGTTTTAATGTGTTTTTTAAACAGGATGTAAACACATATAGGTCTATGTCTCCCTGTACCCTACGTCATTTTACAATGAATTACATCGATGTTTTGTATGAGATGAGAACCAATCCGAAGTAAAGTTAATATTTCATCATGTACAGCCGTTTTATGTGTAATAGTTCTACTGTTCGCTTCACGTACACGGTATGTGGCTCACAGATGAAAAATAACTACTACTTGGACCTATATCGTTTTATAGCGCAAACAGTGAGGACAAATCACATGTTCTTATGTATGTTAAATCAAACGTCTCACAGTGTTATCGCAGACTTTTACTTGCTGTCAATgagaaatgtaatttaaaaaaaaatccctgaTAAGAGTTTCACCAAATGGCCAAAAACAAggatctttttattttattttttacattctgAATAAATCGTGAAATACGTTCCCGACTACACCGAGTGTATTTAGAAATGTGCATAAATGTTTTTCATCTATACCTTTAATAAAACGTGGGACTTATACGTTGGATGTATGTTTCCTATCAAATATAGTATGTTCAGTCCTTGCATTAGATTCATTTTAGAGTTTAACATAGCGCTCCTTTGGGGAAACATTTTATATGTCATTCATTTGAAGGGATTTGGAATTCATCAAGACAATTTGAAGGCTTTTAACTTACAGACACCAAAAGCATAGCACGCATTTAATGAATAAaataatagaatataatagattGTTTTAGCTAATTATATTTCTCTATTGTCAGTGGATGACTCGTCCCAGAGATATCCTACTGGGCACATACGTCTATTCCACGTCGGTCCACGTTGAAATggcgtggaaacaacgttgattcagccAGTGTGTGCTCAGTGGAATATGACTCTGGACCAAACAATAAATGATGTCAACATTACTGATATCAAAACACATATTTCAATAATTTCTCGAATTTGGCCCATAGGCTATGTATAGATAGGCCTAAGATGTCTTCACAAAATAAATTCAATTTCAAGAACAGAATGGTGAAATCGCCAAAGGCCAATTTTCAAACAGAAACTAGGCCTACATTGCCCTTTTTCGAATCCGTCAGAGTATTAAGGCTTGGTTTCACATCTCTGTAAGGAATAAGCACAACGAAATCAGCTCACTAATTTGTAAACAAACAATAATTGATCTCCAATTAGTGGCTATAATAGAGCACGAAACAGTGGGCATTGCAAATAGAGCAATATGGCTACAACATGTGATCTTGAAGGCCATTTTCATTTGTAATATTCAAATATTGACTGTGGAACTTTGGGCAAACGTCAGGTGTGCATATCATTCGTTTGTTGCTGACTGAGTTGGGTTGGGGAGAGCTTTTGGTGCGTGTGTCTCTCTCCAACACGGTTTAAAATGACCGGGTCTCTTCCCAGCTTGTGATTGGTCCATGAGAATCCTACCTACGCGCAAACAAAGTAACTGAACGTTGTATGGGAGTGATGGTACTCCGGGAATTCAGACATAACTTTGCAGAAGGAGAACAAACCCGCTTCTCAAAAAAAATCTCCAACGGATTCCACATTTATTGCCTGAAGTTAAAGGTTCTAAATGTTTATCAGAATGAAGAAATCTGAAGACAGTGGCAGTAAAGTATCATTTACCTCAGTTTCCAATTTTACTATTAGGTCAATTCTTGGAACTGGGTCCGAGGACGCGCACAAGGACAGTTGTAATTCTAGTTCCGACGCGGGGCTGCTGCAGAGACAACGCATGCGCTCAGTGTCTTCAGAAGGATTCAGCGGTGGGGAGGATTCTACAGACTTCTACCCTTTACCCGGAGAAAAGAAACCACGTAATGACCTCAACGAGCTCACACTTTCTTCTCTAAGTAAGTGAAAATGCTTTAtaaattgtgttttatttttgGTAGCCTACTTGATTGTTATTCTGATAACAATGACACATTATTATAAAcctataactattattattactattgaatGATGTAAGATATGTTGATAAAGAATGACAGACATTTGAcagcatttgttttatttatttgtttattagaaGTCTATTCGAGATTTTTCGGCTACTGATAAAACATATTTAAACTGCTTGATGGAAGAAAAAAAAGTTACTTGATTGATTTTAAATGATGCAGTGTTTTTAACATTAACAAGATAGCCAAGGTTTTTATAAACATTTGGATTGATTACCGTGTTTTGCACTATTTTAGGTGACAAAAACAGACTAATTCTGGGGCAAGAGATGGTGAAGAGGCATCAACTTTTTCATGATTATAAAGAAGGTGACGAGAGACACTACAACCAAACATCACCTGCTATTTCAGAAGAAACGGGTAATATTGACGACGACAAAACATCCAACTCATCCAGAAAGAAGTCTCGGACCGTATTCTCACGGAGTCAGGTTTACCAACTAGAATCGACGTTTGACATGAAACGTTACCTTAGCAGTACAGAACGAGCTAGTCTCGCCTCCAGTCTCCAGTTGACAGAGATACAGGTGAAAACTTGGTTCCAGAATCGGAGGAACAAGTGGAAACGTCTTCTTTCTGCGGAGATAGAAGCGGTGAACACGGCTCACGCATCATCCACACAAACTCTGGTTGGGATGCCGTTCTACTTCAAAGAGAATTTCCGACTACGGATTCCTGTCCCTGGATCAATGACTTTCCCTACACCTCTATGTTATCCCGGGAGCAACATGCAAGCTTTACCTTTGTACAATTTTTATAATAAAATTTAATAGAATGATTACCAGATAGCATTTTGTAGCCTAATTCATTAAATTACAAACTATTTATATTGCCATTATTAGGCTGTGCCATAGGCCtattttattacaacacaccggATCATGAATAACCTTACACAAAAATGTACATATCCTTCCACTGCCTCCCAGTGTTTTTTATTCTCTAGATTCTTAGAAAAAAAAACGTTCTGGATCaaaacaaaaagggttctattGATCGCTTCATATACtgtatgtccccccccccccaggggttCTTCTTCACTTAACCAAaattggttccatatagaacccttggGTTCCATATAGTGTTCTAAATGGGATTCCATATAGGATTCTAAATGGGATTCCATATAGGATTCTAAATGGGATTCCATATAGTGTTCTAAATGGGATTCCATATAGGATTCTAAATGGGATTCCATATAGTGTTCTAAATGGGATTCCATACAGGGTTCTGTAACCAATTtcggttctatatagaaccttaagcggtgccatatatgaagcaagcaTATATCCCTATATGGTTCTATGCAGAACCTGTTTTTCTAAGAGTATAGCCTAAAATAAGGCTATAGCGGTAGGTCACGTCATTCAGTCCTGTCCTATCATGAAACAATACAGTGTTTATGAGCTATACATTTCATAACGAACGTCGCAAACGTGAGAAAATGTTAcattgaaaatgtgtgtgtggacCACTTCAATGCTGGATGATTTACCTGACGCATGACAAATGTTACGAACCGGCTGATGCAAACATGAAATGCCGGTAAAATTGTATAAATGCCGACAGAAAATGTGTTCGTTCGACACGGTGgtatctttttgtgtcggtaaaattcaTTATGATGAGAAATAgcggtggaaatgcctttatgcgcaaatattgatataataagcattatatcgaagtaaacttgcaATATGCAGTGTGGTCCTCCCATTTTGActcaggaaagcatgcagtttgttaggctgcagattaaataaatgatgatgaacttcacaggatgGTGAATGTTCAAGGTGAttagcttgatgctcctttccaatcaATATCATCAGGCAAAAAGTCAGCTTGATGGAAAAACATCTCTGATGGGAAAATGAGCATATAGGTCGTTTTAAATAAAACGTCACAATACGTTCGATTtggctgttggggggggggggaaggggacCCCCAGCTCCGGTAAAATCATTGACAACTACGTGCCATTTTTAAAGGATTGTGAAATACATGTTAtaactatttggttttaatatcATCACCTATTGAGGATAGTCAGAACTGCACACTTCCCGGTTATTCCATACAAAACAACTGCGCACATTTCGCTCTCTATcatacagcaagtaactgcatgcttttcgtgatcagtaaacatcaatgATCATGTCATTTAAGATGGGTGAAGACACCTATCCATTTGACCTGTAGCTAGCAAACAACAGAATTTAGCTTGCTTCATCAGAGATTGGGTTTTTGGGAAGAGTTTAACACCGGCAAGTCCTCGTCCTAGTAAAGTTGTCggactactgtcatcaccactATAGATGGCAAGCAAATCAAACAATATTTGGATATAGCCATCTACTTTATCCCCTGAAAGTTAGCTTGttaacacccgttctgccagtcacgttCTGTTAAAGGTACATTTTGTTAATgttacattctgttaaaggtccccaaagtacacacacatccctgggtcgctcctcttttcagttcgctgcagctagcgactggaacgagctgcaacaaacactcaacctggacagttttatctccatctcttcattcaaagactcaatcatggacactcttactgacagttgtggctgctttgcgtgtattgttgtctctaccttcttgacctttgtgctgttgtctgtgcccattaatgtttgtaccctgttttgcgcctctgccatgttgtgctgctaccatgttgtgctg
Proteins encoded in this region:
- the LOC120038508 gene encoding homeobox protein HMX3-like, translated to MDNKHSQAMAETAQETRPPAKDSPFSIKNLLNFDSKPSNPKTLLATTKGLFEGGFSLSRIGDLTFPSFDIPAQRFGLSAHYLERTSAWWYPYALGTSGHHLYRTGGFEKAIARDTPSTGEDRETPELLRKSPDPDDKEDDKNTSTDDLVLEESDGDEPKKERELVDDWRKIKDENSDKKTCRKKKTRTVFSRSQVFRLESTFDMKRYLSSSERAGLAASLHLTETQVKIWFQNRRNKWKRQLAAELEAVNLSHAAAQRIVRVPILYHENTGSETGSAGDASVSQSLLTFPHQMYYSHPLVTSVPLLRPI
- the LOC120038500 gene encoding homeobox protein HMX2-like encodes the protein MVKRHQLFHDYKEGDERHYNQTSPAISEETGNIDDDKTSNSSRKKSRTVFSRSQVYQLESTFDMKRYLSSTERASLASSLQLTEIQVKTWFQNRRNKWKRLLSAEIEAVNTAHASSTQTLVGMPFYFKENFRLRIPVPGSMTFPTPLCYPGSNMQALPLYNFYNKI